CGCGATGTCATCCAGGGCATCAGCGGCAAATGGAACACGCTGTTGATGTCGGCGCTGGCCGAGAAGCCTTATCGCTTCGGCGAGTTGCGGCGGCTGGTGCCTGACATCTCGCAGCGCATGCTGACCCAGACGCTGCATGATCTGCAGCGCGACGGCTATGTCCATCGGAAGGTATTTCCGACCAAGCCGCCGAGCGTCGAATACAGCCTCACCGATCTTGGGCGTTCAATGTTTGGTCCCCTGCATCAGTTGCTGCTTTGGGCCGAGCTCAATCACGCGGCAGTCCGCAGCGCGCGTGCTGTTTTCGACGCCGCCGAAGCCTGAACCAGCGGCGATGCCGGCGGCGGCTTGATTTGGCAGAGCTGTAGGAGGATTGTTCCGGCCAATTCGTTTTTGGGGGATTGGCATTTCTTACGACATCGCAATTGCTGGCGCTGGTCCGGCAGGGCTTGCCGTTGCGCTCTATTTGCAACGTGCCGGACATCGGATCACTGTGTTCGAGCGCTTTGACCAACCCAGGCCGGTTGGCTCCGGGCTGATCATGCAGCCGACCGGTCTGACCGTACTTGCCGATCTCGGCCTGCTCGACGACATCCTTGCGCTGGGCAGCCGCATCGACCGTCTGCATGGCGCCGATGCCACGACCGGCCGCACGGTGCTTGACGTGCGCTATGACGCCAGGCGTGGCGGCCGTTTCGGGCTGGCGGTGCATCGGGCGGCCTTGTTCGGCGTGCTCTTCCGCGCCGCGCGGCGCGAGGCTATCTCCATCGAGACAGGCGTGGAGATCGAGGCGCTGGAGGTTGGCGAACGGGCGACGCTGATCTGCTCCGGGGGGCGAAGGGCGGGGCCGTTCGACCTTATCGTCGACGCCAGCGGTTCGCGCTCGAAGCTGCGGCAAGGTATGAACAATCCGAGCCAGCCCAAGCCGCTCACCTATGGCGCGTTCTGGGCGTCTCTCGGCTGGCGCGGCGGGGGTTTTGACGAACACGCGCTGCTGCAGCGCTACGACAGGGCCAGCGTGATGATCGGCGTGCTGCCGATCGGCAAGCCCGAACCGGGCGCGGAAAAGATGGCCGCCTTTTTCTGGAGCCTGAAGCCGGCGGATGCCGAACAGGTGTGGGCGGCAGGTCTCGACGCCTGGAAGGAGAGGGTGGTTGGGCTGTGGCCGCAATGCGAGGCTTTCACCAGCCAGATCGACAGCTTCGACCAGCTTTCACTGGCGCGCTACGGTCATCACACGTTGAAGCTGCCGGCAGGACGGCGGCTTGCAGTCATCGGCGATGCGGCGCATTCGACCAGCCCGCAGCTCGGGCAAGGGGCGAACATGGCGCTGCTGGATGCGGCGGCGCTCAGCCATGCGCTGGCTCGGACGGGCAGCGTCGAGGCAGCACTTGAGGTCTACGCGAGGGCACGGCGCTGGCATGTCCGTGTCTTCCAGGCGCTGTCGCTGGCGTTCACGCCGTTCTACCAGTCAGATTCCGTGGCTCTGCCCTTCATCCGCGACAGGCTTGTGGCGACGAT
The nucleotide sequence above comes from Mesorhizobium shangrilense. Encoded proteins:
- a CDS encoding FAD-dependent oxidoreductase — translated: MFRPIRFWGIGISYDIAIAGAGPAGLAVALYLQRAGHRITVFERFDQPRPVGSGLIMQPTGLTVLADLGLLDDILALGSRIDRLHGADATTGRTVLDVRYDARRGGRFGLAVHRAALFGVLFRAARREAISIETGVEIEALEVGERATLICSGGRRAGPFDLIVDASGSRSKLRQGMNNPSQPKPLTYGAFWASLGWRGGGFDEHALLQRYDRASVMIGVLPIGKPEPGAEKMAAFFWSLKPADAEQVWAAGLDAWKERVVGLWPQCEAFTSQIDSFDQLSLARYGHHTLKLPAGRRLAVIGDAAHSTSPQLGQGANMALLDAAALSHALARTGSVEAALEVYARARRWHVRVFQALSLAFTPFYQSDSVALPFIRDRLVATIARIPPAPQFLASMVAGTVIDPFRRIGLVEARWPSDGHRDA
- a CDS encoding winged helix-turn-helix transcriptional regulator; the encoded protein is MKLEIYRAESGGGNLADCPVRDVIQGISGKWNTLLMSALAEKPYRFGELRRLVPDISQRMLTQTLHDLQRDGYVHRKVFPTKPPSVEYSLTDLGRSMFGPLHQLLLWAELNHAAVRSARAVFDAAEA